In the Periophthalmus magnuspinnatus isolate fPerMag1 chromosome 4, fPerMag1.2.pri, whole genome shotgun sequence genome, one interval contains:
- the oma1 gene encoding metalloendopeptidase OMA1, mitochondrial, whose translation MALLLGNFLSKKRLVLPAFLKQNFQISQPHHVSRQQSFVTCHRLPNRIGPVLLWRNGSRYICFNTVVRRTPSRDTAGAFTRCGPFHTSASRRALPAPLVWMVLKPLQKLMAIILGRSIRKWWVALPDNRRQLLREWMWHRRWRLVAGAGLGLVIMAILLLTHLDESPLTGRTRLLVFSKENYMELAALVSQEYMEEFAELMLPECDPRHQVVERVIQHLVQRNKDIPEVSEIDWTVHVVQDPKVNAFVLSNGKVFVFTGMLDAVTDVHQLTIVLGHEMAHALLGHSAEQASLSHVVDLLSLILLTAIWAICPRDSLALLGHWAQEKLTQLMFNHPYSRKLEAEADEVGLQLAAKACADVRAGPVFWQQMEMRDRLTGELELPQWLSTHPSHKNRYTQMDRLIPQALELRASCVCPPLPEADPRVVFSVSVHILLENAKKQTKAQSEREPKPRSHSPAPSLPTAAITALTPQPTALTSDQENKMSVLDNSSTSLVLTPDETDSSDQKVPCPS comes from the exons ATGGCTTTGCTTCTAGGCAATTTCCTAAGCAAGAAGCGTCTTGTTTTGCCTGCCTTCCTGAAGCAAAACTTTCAAATCTCTCAACCACATCATGTTTCGAGACAACAAAGTTTTGTCACCTGTCATAGACTACCAAACCGAATTGGACCTGTACTACTTTGGAGAAATGGCAGCAGATATATTTGTTTCAATACTGTTGTCAGAAGAACTCCATCCCGGGACACAGCTGGGGCATTTACACGGTGTGGACCCTTCCATACCTCGGCTTCACGCCGGGCTCTGCCCGCCCCCCTGGTGTGGATGGTCCTCAAGCCACTGCAGAAACTTATGGCCATCATACTGGGCAG GAGCATAAGGAAATGGTGGGTGGCACTACCAGACAACCGCAGACAACTCTTGCGTGAGTGGATGTGGCACAGACGGTGGAGGTTGGTGGCTGGGGCTGGTCTCGGTCTGGTGATTATGGCCATACTGCTCCTAACGCATCTGGACGAGTCACCACTGACAGGACGGACACGCCTCCTGGTGTTCAGTAAAGAGAACTACATGGAGCTGGCAGCCCTTGTGTCACAGGAG TACATGGAGGAGTTTGCAGAGCTGATGCTGCCGGAGTGTGACCCGCGGCACCAGGTGGTGGAGCGAGTCATTCAGCATCTTGTTCAAAGGAACAAGGACATCCCTGAGGTCTCTGAGATCGACTGGACTGTCCATGTGGTGCAGGACCCCAAAGTCAACGCTTTTGTTCTCTCG aATGGGAAGGTGTTTGTCTTCACAGGGATGTTAGATGCTGTCACAGATGTTCATCAGCTCACCATTGTTCTCGGACACGAGATGGCCCATGCTTTACTGGGACActca GCAGAACAAGCCAGTCTGTCACATGTGGTGGACCTCCTGTCTCTGATTCTGCTGACAGCCATATGGGCCATTTGTCCCAGAGATAGCCTCGCACTGCTGGGGCACTGGGCACAGGAGAAGCTCACACAG ttgatGTTCAATCATCCTTATAGTAGGAAACTAGAGGCAGAAGCTGATGAAGTTGGGCTTCAGTTGGCTGCTAAG GCTTGTGCAGATGTGCGGGCTGGCCCTGTGTTTTGGCAACAGATGGAGATGAGAGACCGGCTGACGGGGGAGCTCGAGCTGCCCCAATGGCTCTCCACACACCCCTCCCACAAGAACAGATACACTCAGATGGACCGCCTCATACCCCAG gCTCTTGAGTTGAGGGCAAGCTGTGTGTGTCCTCCTCTACCTGAAGCAGACCCTCGGGTTGTATTCTCTGTAAGTGTTCACATTCTGCTGGAAAATGCCAAAAAACAGACCAAAGCCCAGTCTGAGAGAGAGCCAAAGCCCAGGTCCCACAGTCCAGCCCCCTCACTCCCCACTGCAGCCATCACAGCCCTGACACCACAACCGACGGCTTTGACTTCTGATCAGGAAAACAAGATGTCAGTTTTAGACAACTCAAGTACATCTTTAGTGCTCACACCTGATGAGACGGACAGCTCTGATCAAAAAGTGCCGTGTCCCAGTTGA
- the mysm1 gene encoding histone H2A deubiquitinase MYSM1, whose protein sequence is MEDEVDVDIEGDAFDSSISEMDGGGLIQEQFLQSTWKSSAGILPWELDSSISAENREVIEKMLLEEQYYLTGQEIPKNFWQSESNKPKVKKSPTKASSASSSRWSSEEKKCFEEGLAQYGRRWTKIAKLMGSRTVLQVKSYARQYLKQEAKSKVKAAAPSTGTLLPMQPQTSSSHPYTLTNAVRIEKLSDDEDEEIDITDDDSEPAEDKPSDIQVKSEVTDTQIDNTRPELGDLGFLITESLNETEDKPGCSLMFSDGHTSSMDSTNQTFVDDQSEPILAKIAEEEAKQIKEEDQCYQSVGPEKMQQLVEECNEDTEEKNMGPEDNQEEDDEEEELKPPEQEIEMDPEVITEDEKQAIPEFFEGRPSKTPERYLKIRNYILDQWSKSKPKYLNKTSVRPGLKNCGDVNCIGRIHTYLELIGAINFNCEQAVYNRPRIVDRTKQKEGKDVLEAYQLAQRLQSMRTRKRRVRDIWGNWCDAKDLEGQTYEHLSAEELAKRREEMKNMPKPSKMSRYKGSFDPFKLIPCRSFGDDVQEPFQIIVCAETLLIMDMHAHVSRGEVIGLLGGTYNEEDKILKVCVAEPCNSVSTGLQCEMDPVSQTLACDTLSSLGYSVVGWYHSHPSFHPNPSVRDIHTQDQFQSYFSRGGAPFIGMIVSPYDPANPSPHSQTTCLLVKETHGESGPQKLPYKFDFLPSQDIPDWDQTLRRAQWIIQKYSQTPGSVQMNRFFRRDSHLTCLEKMLSSLAKYLEPLPDDEGDPFLVQIQALFQSDFIPNQQTFDQEAGETLNVPEPLDCDDSDQIFPIGDTSQDPKPDHTKATAAENVVLHLGSVLPTEHDYLL, encoded by the exons ATACTACTTAACAGGTCAGGAAATCCCTAAAAACTTTTGGCAAAGTGAGTCTAAcaagccaaaagtaaaaaa GTCTCCAACCAAAGCGTCCTCCGCATCCTCCTCTCGTTGGTCTTCTGAGGAGAAGAAGTGCTTTGAGGAAGGACTG GCGCAATATGGTCGACGGTGGACTAAGATTGCTAAGCTTATGGGAAGCCGTACTGTTCTTCAGGTCAAAAGTTATGCCCGCCAGTACTTGAAGCAAGAG GCCAAATCAAAAGTCAAAGCTGCTGCTCCCTCTACAGGCACATTGCTGCCAATGCAACCTCAGACTAGTTCCAGTCATCCATACACTTTGACCAATGCTGTGCGGATAGAGAAGCTTTCTGATGACGAAGACGAAGAAATAGACATTACAGATGATGATAGTGAACCAGCAGAAGACAAACCAAGTGATATCCAAGTAAAATCTGAAGTCACAGACACCCAAATAGACAATACAAGACCGGAGCTGGGAGATTTAGGCTTCCTCATAACGGAGAGTTTGAATGAGACTGAAGATAAACCTGGTTGTAGCCTTATGTTTTCAGATGGCCACACATCCTCCATGGATTCCACAAATCAGACTTTCGTTGATGACCAAAGTGAACCAATTCTTGCTAAAATAGCAGAGGAAGAGGCAAAGCAAATAAAAGAAGAGGACCAATGCTACCAGTCTGTTGGTCCTGAAAAGATGCAGCAACTGGTAGAAGAATGCAATGAAGACACAG aagagaaaaaCATGGGACCAGAAGATAACCAAGAggaggatgatgaagaggaagaactgAAGCCTCCAGAACAGGAAATCGAGATGGACCCGGAGGTCATCACTGAAGATGAGAAGCAAGCTATCCCAGAGTTCTTTGAGGGACGTCCTTCCAAAACTCCAGAGAGATATTTAAAAATCAGGAACTATATCCTGGATCAATG GTCCAAGAGCAAACCCAAATACCTCAACAAGACGTCCGTCCGGCCAGGGCTGAAAAACTGTGGTGATGTAAACTGCATTGGGAGAATCCACACATATCTGGAGCTTATAGGAGCCATTAACTTTAACTGTG AGCAAGCAGTATATAATCGCCCACGAATCGTAGACCGGACCAAACAAAAAGAGGGCAAGGATGTGCTGGAGGCCTATCAGCTAGCTCAGAGACTACAGAGCATG CGAACGAGGAAGCGGCGTGTGAGAGACATCTGGGGAAACTGGTGTGATGCCAAAGACTTGGAAGGACAGACATATGAG CATCTCAGTGCAGAGGAACTCGctaagagaagagaggagatgaaAAACATGCCCAAACCATCCAAGATGTCCAGGTACAAAGG gtCATTTGATCCTTTCAAGTTAATCCCTTGCAGATCATTTGGAGATGATGTACAG GAACCATTCCAGATTATAGTCTGTGCAGAGACACTTCTAATCATGGACATG CATGCTCATGTGTCTCGAGGAGAAGTCATTGGTCTTCTTGGTGGAACTTACAATGAGGAAGATAAGATATTAAAG GTTTGCGTGGCTGAACCTTGTAACAGCGTGAGTACAGGCCTGCAGTGTGAGATGGACCCTGTGTCTCAGACTTTGGCCTGTGacactctgtcctctctggGGTACAGTGTGGTGGGCTGGTACCACTCACACCCCTCCTTCCACCCCAACCCCTCTGTAcgggacatacacacacaggatcAGTTCCAG agttATTTCTCAAGGGGAGGTGCTCCATTTATTGGAATGATTGTGAGTCCATACGATCCTGCAAATCCATCCCCTCACTCTCAGACTACCTGTCTGTTGGTGAAAGAGACCCATGGTGAATCAGGGCCACAGA agcTGCCCTACAAATTTGATTTTCTACCATCACAAGACATTCCAGACTGGGATCAGACTTTGCGAAGGGCACAGTGGATTATCCAGAAATATTCCCAAACACCAGG GAGTGTGCAAATGAACCGTTTTTTCAGAAGAGACTCACATCTTACCTGCCTTGAGAAG ATGCTGTCTTCTTTGGCCAAGTACCTGGAGCCTCTGCCAGATGATGAAGGAGACCCTTTTCTTGTCCAAATTCAAGCTCTATTTCAGTCAGATTTTATTCCAAATCAACAAACATTTGACCAGGAGGCAGGAGAAACTTTAAATGTACCTGAACCGTTGGACTGTGATGATTCTGACCAAATATTCCCGATAGGAGACACCAGTCAGGACCCTAAACCAGATCACACCAAGGCCACTGCTGCCGAGAATGTAGTGCTTCACCTGGGCTCTGTGTTGCCCACTGAACATGACTATTTACTGTGA